From Melanotaenia boesemani isolate fMelBoe1 chromosome 12, fMelBoe1.pri, whole genome shotgun sequence, a single genomic window includes:
- the LOC121649813 gene encoding uncharacterized protein LOC121649813 isoform X2, producing MALKGILSQKIPGPFFKPPPLFIHVLCSKEDKRVISWDFIDGSATPCCTKINKCIAVTDGQFVTKVTLFEELAHKVVDNRNYYLKGYELRGTSPPYTLWVTRETKFYRTSPVHVTPDLFAEGEKLLNPESRAIPLGITGEVQGFLTIEGRVVLMSEVKKISIRRGDVPMRRVQIEEKDTQVTVTLWREATMEKIELGKRIKITHLKLSSRPYRDQLQSTRYSTLEVCPVPSVLPAGRS from the exons ATGGCGTTGAAAGGAATACTTTCCCAGAAGATCCCTGGGCCGTTTTTCAAACCTCCCCCCCTGTTCATCCATGTTCTTTGCAGTAAAGAAGACAAACGTGTCATTAGTTGGGATTTTATTGACGGCTCTGCAACCCCTTGttgcacaaaaataaacaaatgtattgCTGTTACAGATGGCCAATTTGTGACCAAAGTTACCCTTTTTGAAGAGCTGGCCCATAAGGTAGTTGACAACAGAAATTATTACCTTAAAGGATATGAGCTCAGGGGAACATCACCTCCCTACACCTTATGGGTAACACGAGAAACAAAGTTTTATCGTACGTCCCCTGTCCACGTGACACCTGATTTGTTTGCAGAGGGCGAAAAGCTTTTAAATCCTGAGTCAAGGGCCATCCCTCTGGGAATCACTGGAGAGGTCCAGGGTTTCCTAACCATTGAAGGGCGAGTCGTTTTG aTGTCAGAAGTCAAGAAAATAAGCATAAGAAGAGGGGATGTACCAATGAGGAGAGTACAGATTGAGGAG AAAGATACACAGGTCACAGTAACTCTCTGGAGGGAGGCTACCATGGAGAAAATTGAACTCGGGAAACGTATAAAGATAACACACCTGAAACTGTCCAGTAGGCCCTATAGGGACCAGCTTCAGAGTACTAGGTATTCAACATTGGAG
- the LOC121649813 gene encoding uncharacterized protein LOC121649813 isoform X1 — MTPRRASAPEAVDELQTRRMMALKGILSQKIPGPFFKPPPLFIHVLCSKEDKRVISWDFIDGSATPCCTKINKCIAVTDGQFVTKVTLFEELAHKVVDNRNYYLKGYELRGTSPPYTLWVTRETKFYRTSPVHVTPDLFAEGEKLLNPESRAIPLGITGEVQGFLTIEGRVVLMSEVKKISIRRGDVPMRRVQIEEKDTQVTVTLWREATMEKIELGKRIKITHLKLSSRPYRDQLQSTRYSTLEVCPVPSVLPAGRS; from the exons ATGACACCAAGAAGAGCCTCAGCTCCAGAGGCTGTGGACGAACTTCAGACCAGGAGAAT GATGGCGTTGAAAGGAATACTTTCCCAGAAGATCCCTGGGCCGTTTTTCAAACCTCCCCCCCTGTTCATCCATGTTCTTTGCAGTAAAGAAGACAAACGTGTCATTAGTTGGGATTTTATTGACGGCTCTGCAACCCCTTGttgcacaaaaataaacaaatgtattgCTGTTACAGATGGCCAATTTGTGACCAAAGTTACCCTTTTTGAAGAGCTGGCCCATAAGGTAGTTGACAACAGAAATTATTACCTTAAAGGATATGAGCTCAGGGGAACATCACCTCCCTACACCTTATGGGTAACACGAGAAACAAAGTTTTATCGTACGTCCCCTGTCCACGTGACACCTGATTTGTTTGCAGAGGGCGAAAAGCTTTTAAATCCTGAGTCAAGGGCCATCCCTCTGGGAATCACTGGAGAGGTCCAGGGTTTCCTAACCATTGAAGGGCGAGTCGTTTTG aTGTCAGAAGTCAAGAAAATAAGCATAAGAAGAGGGGATGTACCAATGAGGAGAGTACAGATTGAGGAG AAAGATACACAGGTCACAGTAACTCTCTGGAGGGAGGCTACCATGGAGAAAATTGAACTCGGGAAACGTATAAAGATAACACACCTGAAACTGTCCAGTAGGCCCTATAGGGACCAGCTTCAGAGTACTAGGTATTCAACATTGGAG